Proteins from a genomic interval of Lysobacter stagni:
- a CDS encoding alanine dehydrogenase encodes MRIGVPKETKTLEGRVALVPAAAGDLVKRGHEVWIEKDAGIKSGFKDEQYTQLGVKIAPDAAALYEKGQLIVKVKEPIAGDLAHLRKDHLLFCYLHLAAEPKLTRQLLDIGLTGVAFETVELPNGDLPLLAPMSVIAGKIAVQVGTHLLHQPQGGKGKLLGGLPSTERGKVVVFGAGKAGSASAQLAAAGGSNVVVFEMRQDRMDEMMRLGNNVTALYPYADVVAREVASADLVVGAVLVTGAKAPHVMNREMLKGMEAGSVLVDISIDQGGCFETSRPTTWKEPTYVEEGVTHFCVTNMPGAVPQTSSQAICAAILPWVNKLASGDDWRHNQALVRGINVEAGKIVHPALQDMKV; translated from the coding sequence ATGCGGATCGGCGTTCCCAAGGAAACCAAGACCCTCGAAGGGCGCGTTGCGCTCGTTCCGGCCGCGGCCGGCGACCTGGTCAAGCGCGGCCACGAGGTCTGGATCGAGAAGGATGCCGGCATCAAGTCGGGCTTCAAGGACGAGCAGTACACCCAGCTCGGCGTGAAGATCGCCCCGGATGCGGCCGCGCTGTACGAGAAGGGCCAGCTCATCGTGAAGGTGAAGGAGCCGATCGCCGGCGACCTGGCGCACCTGCGCAAGGACCACCTCCTGTTCTGCTACCTGCACCTGGCCGCCGAGCCCAAGCTCACGCGCCAACTGCTCGACATCGGCCTGACCGGCGTCGCCTTCGAGACCGTCGAGCTGCCCAACGGCGACCTGCCGCTGCTGGCGCCGATGTCGGTCATCGCCGGCAAGATCGCGGTCCAGGTCGGCACGCACCTGCTGCACCAGCCGCAGGGCGGCAAGGGCAAGCTGCTCGGCGGCCTGCCCTCGACCGAGCGCGGCAAGGTCGTGGTGTTCGGTGCGGGCAAGGCGGGCAGCGCCTCGGCGCAGCTGGCCGCGGCGGGCGGCTCGAACGTGGTGGTGTTCGAAATGCGCCAGGACCGCATGGACGAGATGATGCGCCTGGGCAACAACGTCACCGCGCTGTACCCGTACGCCGATGTCGTCGCGCGCGAAGTGGCCTCGGCCGACCTGGTCGTCGGCGCGGTGCTGGTCACCGGCGCCAAGGCCCCGCACGTGATGAACCGCGAAATGCTCAAGGGCATGGAAGCGGGCAGCGTGCTGGTCGACATCTCCATCGACCAGGGCGGCTGCTTCGAGACCTCGCGTCCGACCACCTGGAAGGAGCCGACCTATGTGGAAGAGGGCGTGACCCACTTCTGCGTGACCAACATGCCGGGCGCCGTGCCGCAGACCAGCTCGCAGGCGATCTGCGCAGCGATCCTGCCGTGGGTCAACAAGCTGGCCTCCGGCGACGACTGGCGCCACAACCAGGCGCTGGTGCGCGGCATCAACGTCGAAGCGGGCAAGATCGTCCACCCGGCGCTGCAGGACATGAAGGTCTGA